Proteins co-encoded in one Pyxidicoccus xibeiensis genomic window:
- a CDS encoding efflux RND transporter periplasmic adaptor subunit, with protein sequence MRRAHDIGRTRRWGLGALLLGVTCALAGCKKGSDAAAPPPEPVVTLGQENVARAELRELQSGPGISGTLQARTAAAVRAEVGGTILDLKAEQGQVVRKGEELARIEDATRKDQVIATRTAVRSAGSALQVARAEEERSAKLAKEGVITPRDLERAQLGVAQAEGQLAEARSRLTLAQEQLARSRVVAPFDGVVSERQASAGDVVQPGAPLFTVVDPRTLRLEASVPAAQLEQVKPNTEVRFQVTGYGDRAFTGKVERINPVVDPATGQVRIYVAIPNTDLQLLAGLFAQGRVASRSERGIAVPVDAIDDSNGGPSVLRVQGDRVQRVPVKLGLRDDVAQQVQVSSGLQAGDVVLLGSARDQVGEDSRVKVDPPRPDAKPVEADEGPGVGGSEAPPARQPPGAQGAAAPPAQPGPPARAPQGADEGAKSPAP encoded by the coding sequence GTGAGACGAGCGCACGACATTGGCAGGACGCGACGCTGGGGCCTCGGGGCACTGCTGCTCGGTGTGACGTGTGCCCTGGCCGGGTGCAAGAAGGGCTCGGATGCGGCAGCACCGCCTCCGGAGCCGGTGGTGACGCTGGGGCAGGAGAACGTGGCGCGCGCCGAGCTGCGCGAGCTGCAATCCGGCCCAGGCATCTCCGGCACCCTTCAGGCGCGCACGGCCGCCGCGGTGCGGGCCGAGGTGGGGGGCACCATCCTCGACCTGAAGGCGGAGCAGGGCCAGGTGGTGCGCAAGGGCGAGGAGCTGGCGCGCATCGAGGATGCGACGCGGAAGGACCAGGTCATCGCCACGCGCACGGCGGTGCGCTCCGCCGGCAGCGCGCTGCAGGTGGCGCGCGCCGAGGAGGAGCGCAGTGCGAAGCTGGCGAAGGAGGGGGTCATCACCCCGCGTGACCTCGAGCGGGCCCAGCTCGGGGTGGCGCAGGCCGAGGGGCAGCTCGCGGAGGCCCGCTCGCGGCTGACGCTGGCCCAGGAGCAGCTGGCCCGCTCGCGCGTCGTCGCGCCCTTCGATGGTGTGGTGAGCGAGCGGCAGGCGAGCGCGGGCGATGTCGTCCAGCCCGGCGCGCCCCTCTTCACGGTGGTGGACCCGCGCACGCTGCGGCTGGAGGCCTCGGTGCCCGCCGCGCAGTTGGAGCAGGTGAAGCCGAACACCGAGGTGCGCTTCCAGGTCACCGGCTACGGAGACCGCGCCTTCACCGGCAAGGTGGAGCGCATCAACCCCGTGGTGGACCCGGCCACCGGCCAGGTGCGCATCTACGTGGCCATCCCCAACACGGACCTCCAACTGCTGGCGGGCCTCTTCGCGCAGGGCCGCGTGGCCTCTCGGTCCGAGCGGGGCATCGCCGTGCCGGTGGATGCCATCGACGACTCCAACGGCGGGCCCTCGGTGCTGCGCGTCCAGGGCGACCGCGTGCAGCGGGTGCCCGTGAAGCTGGGCCTGCGGGACGACGTGGCGCAGCAGGTCCAGGTCAGCTCCGGGCTTCAGGCCGGAGACGTGGTGCTGCTCGGCTCTGCGAGAGACCAGGTGGGAGAGGACTCGCGCGTGAAGGTGGACCCGCCGCGGCCGGACGCGAAGCCCGTGGAGGCGGATGAAGGGCCGGGCGTCGGGGGCTCGGAGGCGCCGCCTGCACGGCAGCCGCCGGGAGCCCAGGGCGCGGCTGCTCCGCCCGCGCAGCCAGGTCCGCCCGCGAGGGCACCCCAGGGCGCCGACGAGGGCGCGAAGTCTCCGGCGCCCTGA
- a CDS encoding ADYC domain-containing protein → MTEPETPTLETRVAELASPNGRGLNGRGLNGRGLNGAELGGLLVSVDFAGVRSASSVDDPMSAVWLQGSVFHGLEAGTQRSGQDFLGARFTGNLDNGAKVELRVDDIQPGTGTDADVWSYRVSYRDTASGLWKPACTAADGSAVGAIAVDASWNYQEGVAGGGARFDSPGVFTFACEGAAIAKCVRFGYRPWGTTADGRSLADHHQACTRMVRADFCGDGTSYTQDGNWVNLYDAVGVQTDSEAWRFEAEWTADGASCFSASTRAGSQPVSCPAKANVTACGERTHFRSGTLLMSEVPPTL, encoded by the coding sequence GTGACGGAGCCCGAGACGCCCACGCTGGAGACCCGCGTGGCGGAGCTGGCCTCGCCCAACGGCCGTGGCCTCAATGGACGGGGCCTCAACGGCCGCGGCCTCAATGGCGCCGAGCTGGGCGGCCTGCTCGTCTCGGTGGACTTCGCGGGCGTGCGCAGCGCGAGCTCGGTGGATGACCCGATGAGCGCCGTCTGGCTGCAGGGCAGCGTCTTCCATGGCCTCGAGGCGGGCACGCAGCGCTCCGGCCAGGACTTCCTCGGCGCGCGCTTCACCGGGAACCTCGACAACGGCGCCAAGGTGGAGCTGCGCGTGGACGACATCCAGCCGGGCACGGGCACCGACGCGGACGTGTGGAGCTACCGCGTCTCCTACCGCGACACGGCGTCCGGCCTCTGGAAGCCCGCCTGCACGGCCGCGGATGGCTCGGCGGTGGGCGCCATCGCCGTCGACGCGAGCTGGAACTACCAGGAGGGCGTGGCCGGCGGCGGCGCGCGGTTCGACAGCCCGGGCGTCTTCACCTTCGCGTGCGAGGGCGCGGCCATCGCCAAGTGCGTGCGCTTCGGCTACCGGCCGTGGGGCACGACGGCGGACGGGCGCAGCCTCGCGGACCACCACCAGGCCTGCACGCGCATGGTGCGCGCGGACTTCTGCGGTGACGGCACCTCGTACACGCAGGACGGCAACTGGGTGAACCTCTACGACGCGGTGGGCGTGCAGACGGACAGCGAGGCCTGGCGCTTCGAGGCCGAGTGGACGGCGGATGGCGCCTCCTGCTTCTCGGCGAGCACGCGCGCCGGCAGCCAGCCGGTGAGCTGCCCTGCGAAGGCCAACGTGACGGCCTGCGGCGAGCGCACGCACTTCCGCAGCGGCACGCTCCTCATGAGCGAGGTGCCGCCCACGCTGTAG
- a CDS encoding nSTAND1 domain-containing NTPase: protein MGTPAASPPQDAWTPPREFDEYRLVRPIGRGRTGRVYLAHDTLLERPVAVKFIPALGSNALARFLVEARAAARIQHPNVVTLYRVGQLEEQPYLVSEFIRGVSLDRLSKPQPWERVLSMGRDLARGLSAAHRRGVLHRDIKPGNAVLTEGGEVKLLDFGLAKLLDSAAEPGEAAPRANAVPPELPEHLDPEASPNFAARSLDGVFLPSLPSGALVGTPYYMSPEAWAGEDLTARSDVYSLGVVLYELCAGKGPFRDVPWRELPQVVRTQDACPLIQAAPGVDATLAGIIDRCLRREPSERYASAAQLLEALEGLSREDAPTDVPEGNPYRGLQAFEAEHRAVFFGRRREQRSVVERLRAESFLLITGDSGVGKSSLCLAGILPAVAEGALEDGRRWHTARLVPGRRPMAALAAALAPLLETEEEPLAEALRAEPASLARRLRAKLGARDGLLLYVDQLEELVTLAPPTEAGQAGQALGSLAEGATGVRLLATGRSDFLTRLTSVPGLGAEVPRALYLLRALTPEETREAITGPARVKGVRFESEALVDTLAASATAEGGLPLLQFALAELWEARDAAASVITQAALDSLGGVAGALARHADAAVARLLPDQRAAARGVLLRLVTADGTRARKTDRELVGDDARYRAALEALVHARLLVAREAQEGTSYELAHEALLSGWGTLARWLAEAAERREVQALLEAAAAHWEKLDHAREALWGPRQLAEAKALDAAELTRREQDFLRASRRTVVRSRRMRQALAAGFVLSLALVYGGLKLRERWGLDSQVRAELKEASVALRSVGQEREALGSERAEAFRLYASGRRTDADRLWGKAGAQAAVVRHRYDSVAGRLERALALAPGRPDVREALADYLYERAMWAEEDGDVQALPTLLQRLKLYDTSGARWQRWNAPARLTVEAGVSDVEVELRPLRRDAKGQEQPGEPLPLVAGPWVDVQVPPGRYQLSLRALGHEPVVQPVLLRRGESRRLTVPLPRAGTLPEGFVFVPPGEVRFGSAAEASVREFFNAVPLHAVDVPGFLISRFEVTYADWLRFIEALPPEARARHLPRVGTGGYAGLLVLEPVDGTWRLRLQPGSEAYVARAGEKLRYANRSRRAEQDWLRFPVSGVSFADAEAYVAWLSQSGGVPGARLCSELEWERAARGVDGREYPHGETLGPDDANIDTTYGKQPGGYGPDEVGSHPASRSPFGVDDLAGNVWEWTRSWLEPGKAVARGGSYAFAATSARATNRELPEPTLRDVTVGLRVCADAPATQL from the coding sequence GTGGGCACTCCCGCCGCCTCCCCGCCGCAGGACGCGTGGACTCCTCCGCGGGAGTTCGACGAGTACCGCCTCGTCCGGCCCATCGGCCGGGGGCGGACGGGCAGGGTGTACCTCGCCCACGACACGCTCCTCGAGCGCCCGGTGGCGGTGAAGTTCATCCCCGCGCTCGGCTCCAACGCCCTGGCCCGCTTCCTCGTGGAGGCCCGCGCCGCCGCCCGAATCCAGCACCCCAACGTCGTCACCCTCTACCGGGTGGGACAGCTGGAGGAGCAGCCCTACCTCGTCTCCGAGTTCATCCGCGGGGTGAGCCTGGACCGGCTCTCCAAGCCCCAGCCCTGGGAGCGGGTGCTGTCCATGGGCAGGGACCTGGCCCGGGGCCTGAGCGCCGCCCACCGGCGCGGGGTGCTGCACCGGGACATCAAGCCCGGCAATGCCGTGCTCACCGAGGGCGGCGAGGTGAAGCTGCTCGACTTCGGGCTCGCCAAGCTGCTGGACTCGGCCGCCGAGCCGGGTGAGGCCGCCCCCCGTGCCAACGCCGTCCCGCCGGAGCTGCCCGAGCACCTGGACCCGGAGGCCAGTCCCAACTTCGCCGCCCGCTCGCTGGACGGCGTCTTCCTCCCCTCGCTGCCCAGCGGGGCACTGGTCGGCACGCCCTACTACATGTCCCCCGAGGCCTGGGCGGGCGAGGACCTGACGGCGCGCAGCGACGTGTACTCGCTCGGCGTCGTCCTCTACGAGCTGTGCGCTGGAAAGGGCCCCTTCCGCGACGTGCCCTGGCGCGAGCTGCCCCAGGTGGTCCGCACCCAGGACGCCTGTCCGCTAATCCAGGCCGCGCCGGGCGTGGACGCCACCCTCGCGGGCATCATCGACCGCTGCCTGCGCCGCGAGCCCTCGGAGCGCTACGCCTCCGCCGCGCAACTGCTCGAGGCCCTCGAGGGCCTGTCCCGCGAAGACGCCCCCACGGACGTGCCCGAGGGCAACCCGTACCGCGGCCTCCAGGCCTTCGAGGCCGAGCACCGCGCCGTCTTCTTCGGCCGGCGCCGCGAGCAGCGCTCCGTGGTGGAGCGGCTGCGCGCCGAGTCCTTCCTGCTCATCACCGGCGACTCCGGCGTGGGCAAGTCCTCGCTGTGCCTCGCTGGCATCCTCCCCGCCGTCGCGGAGGGCGCGCTGGAGGACGGCCGTCGCTGGCACACCGCGCGGCTGGTGCCGGGCCGCCGGCCCATGGCGGCCCTGGCCGCCGCGCTCGCGCCGCTGCTGGAGACGGAGGAGGAGCCCCTGGCCGAGGCGCTCCGCGCCGAGCCCGCCTCCCTCGCCCGCCGCCTCCGCGCGAAGCTGGGCGCCCGCGACGGCCTGCTGCTCTACGTGGACCAGCTCGAGGAGCTCGTGACGCTCGCCCCGCCGACGGAGGCGGGCCAGGCGGGCCAGGCGCTGGGGAGCCTCGCGGAGGGGGCCACCGGGGTGCGCCTGCTGGCCACCGGCCGGAGCGACTTCCTCACCCGCCTCACCTCGGTGCCAGGGCTGGGCGCGGAGGTGCCGCGCGCGCTGTACCTGCTGCGCGCCCTGACGCCCGAGGAGACGCGGGAGGCGATTACCGGCCCCGCGCGGGTGAAGGGCGTGCGCTTCGAGTCCGAGGCGCTGGTGGACACGCTCGCCGCCTCGGCCACCGCGGAGGGCGGGCTGCCGCTGCTCCAGTTCGCGCTGGCGGAGCTGTGGGAGGCGCGCGACGCGGCGGCCAGCGTGATTACCCAGGCGGCGCTGGACTCGCTGGGCGGCGTGGCCGGCGCCCTGGCGCGGCACGCGGACGCAGCGGTGGCGCGGCTGCTGCCGGACCAGCGCGCGGCGGCGCGAGGCGTGCTGCTGCGGCTCGTCACCGCGGATGGCACCCGCGCGCGCAAGACGGACCGCGAGCTGGTGGGCGACGACGCGCGCTACCGCGCCGCCCTGGAGGCGCTGGTGCACGCCCGCCTGCTGGTGGCGCGCGAGGCGCAGGAGGGCACCTCCTACGAGCTGGCCCACGAGGCGCTGCTCTCCGGCTGGGGCACGCTGGCGCGCTGGCTGGCGGAGGCCGCCGAGCGCCGCGAGGTGCAGGCCCTGCTGGAGGCCGCCGCGGCGCACTGGGAGAAGCTGGACCACGCGCGCGAGGCGCTGTGGGGCCCGCGCCAGCTCGCCGAGGCGAAGGCGCTCGACGCGGCCGAGCTCACGCGCCGCGAGCAGGACTTCCTCCGGGCCTCGCGCCGCACGGTGGTGCGCAGCCGGCGGATGCGGCAGGCGCTGGCGGCGGGCTTCGTCCTCTCGCTGGCGCTCGTCTACGGCGGCCTCAAGCTGCGCGAGCGCTGGGGCCTGGACTCGCAGGTGCGCGCCGAGCTGAAGGAGGCCTCTGTCGCCCTGCGCTCGGTGGGCCAGGAGCGGGAGGCGCTGGGCTCCGAGCGCGCCGAGGCCTTCCGCCTCTATGCCAGTGGCCGCAGGACGGACGCGGACCGGCTCTGGGGCAAGGCGGGCGCGCAGGCGGCGGTGGTGCGCCACCGCTATGACTCCGTCGCCGGCCGGCTGGAGCGTGCACTGGCCCTGGCCCCGGGCCGTCCCGACGTGCGCGAGGCGCTGGCGGACTACCTCTATGAGCGTGCGATGTGGGCCGAGGAGGACGGTGACGTCCAGGCACTGCCCACGCTGCTGCAGCGGCTGAAGCTGTACGACACCTCGGGCGCGCGCTGGCAGCGGTGGAACGCGCCCGCGCGCCTCACGGTGGAGGCGGGAGTCTCTGACGTCGAGGTGGAGCTGCGGCCCCTGCGCCGCGACGCGAAGGGCCAGGAGCAGCCGGGCGAGCCGCTGCCGCTCGTCGCGGGCCCGTGGGTGGACGTGCAGGTGCCGCCGGGGCGCTACCAGCTCTCCCTGCGCGCGCTCGGCCACGAGCCGGTGGTGCAGCCGGTGCTGCTGCGTCGCGGCGAGTCGCGGCGGCTCACCGTCCCGCTGCCACGCGCCGGGACGCTGCCGGAGGGCTTCGTCTTCGTCCCGCCGGGCGAGGTGCGCTTCGGCAGCGCGGCCGAGGCCAGCGTGCGCGAGTTCTTCAACGCCGTGCCGCTGCACGCGGTGGACGTGCCGGGCTTCCTCATCTCCCGCTTCGAGGTGACGTACGCGGACTGGCTGCGCTTCATCGAGGCGCTGCCACCGGAGGCGCGCGCGCGGCACCTGCCTCGCGTGGGCACCGGCGGGTACGCGGGGCTGCTCGTGCTGGAGCCGGTGGACGGCACCTGGCGGCTGCGCCTGCAACCCGGCAGCGAGGCCTACGTCGCGCGGGCCGGCGAGAAGCTGCGCTACGCCAACCGCTCCCGCCGCGCGGAGCAGGACTGGCTGCGCTTCCCCGTCAGTGGCGTCAGCTTCGCGGACGCGGAGGCCTACGTGGCCTGGCTGTCGCAAAGCGGCGGCGTGCCCGGGGCGCGGCTGTGCTCGGAGCTGGAGTGGGAGCGCGCGGCCCGGGGCGTGGACGGACGCGAGTACCCGCACGGCGAAACGCTGGGCCCGGACGACGCCAACATCGACACCACCTACGGCAAGCAGCCCGGCGGCTACGGCCCGGACGAGGTGGGCAGCCACCCGGCCTCGCGCAGCCCCTTCGGGGTGGATGACCTGGCGGGCAACGTCTGGGAGTGGACGCGCTCGTGGCTGGAGCCCGGCAAGGCAGTGGCGCGCGGCGGCAGCTACGCGTTCGCGGCCACCTCCGCGCGCGCCACCAACCGGGAGCTGCCGGAGCCCACGCTGCGCGACGTGACGGTGGGCCTGCGCGTGTGCGCGGACGCGCCCGCCACGCAGCTCTGA
- a CDS encoding response regulator has product MKRTAMTALQEEAPSSAVPAPAGNKTRVLVVDDFDDAREMYAEYLEFVGFEVDTARNGVEAVEKAQDGEPDIILMDLSLPVMDGWEATRLIKQDSRTRDIPVMALTGHVLAGNAEHAREAGADEFVAKPCLPQDLENKIRNMLKPSKIPGKGKQGG; this is encoded by the coding sequence ATGAAGCGAACGGCGATGACAGCCCTGCAAGAAGAGGCGCCCTCCAGTGCCGTCCCTGCGCCCGCTGGCAACAAGACGCGTGTCCTCGTCGTCGACGACTTCGATGACGCGCGGGAGATGTACGCCGAGTACCTGGAGTTCGTCGGCTTCGAGGTGGACACCGCCCGCAACGGCGTGGAGGCGGTGGAGAAGGCCCAGGACGGGGAGCCGGACATCATCCTGATGGACCTGTCCCTGCCCGTCATGGACGGCTGGGAGGCCACGCGCCTCATCAAGCAGGACTCCCGGACGCGAGACATCCCCGTCATGGCGCTCACCGGCCACGTGCTCGCCGGCAACGCCGAGCATGCCCGGGAGGCCGGCGCGGACGAGTTCGTCGCCAAGCCGTGCCTGCCTCAGGACCTCGAGAACAAGATCCGCAACATGCTCAAACCCAGCAAAATCCCGGGGAAGGGCAAGCAGGGGGGCTGA